One Phaseolus vulgaris cultivar G19833 chromosome 4, P. vulgaris v2.0, whole genome shotgun sequence DNA window includes the following coding sequences:
- the LOC137838348 gene encoding FBD-associated F-box protein At5g56370-like: protein MADIISSFPDSILCYILSFLPTKQVVTTSVLSKRWKLLWRSVPSLDFHLRAPDMDYMNYESRKLFLSSLLFSVYNFLLFREMEQPIHRLRFTSRGFHNFESIERCIKTALRISGRLEHLHINLDWVVELPSTVFTCKTLVVLELIMPPKKFSFVDLPLLKILHLRYVPSFECEDLQRFLSGCPNLEDLEVGSSLAEKSASNTAEKFHKLPKLIRANIHTDLVSLGFVKNVEVLVTDRIYKEDLGFDFQNLLQLELTRLELSTKWFEVLESLKHCPKLQALVIDIDEGREALLPCPDPVPTCISLHLRTCRLNNFRGSVVELQFAEFIMKNAHYLRTMKFCFPNYYAFDSLTRGELTRYISSCMKKSSDTCMLSFE from the exons ATGGCTGATATCATCAGTAGCTTCCCAGACTCAATTCTTTGTTACATTCTCTCTTTTCTCCCAACCAAACAAGTTGTTACCACCAGTGTTCTCTCCAAGCGCTGGAAACTTCTATGGCGTTCAGTTCCCTCTTTGGATTTCCACCTCCGTGCGCCAGATATGGATTATATGAATTATGAGTCACGAAAGTTGTTCTTGTCTTCCCTTCTTTTCTCAGTGTACAATTTTTTGCTTTTCCGTGAAATGGAACAACCAATCCATAGATTACGCTTTACATCTCGCGGTTTCCATAATTTTGAAAGTATCGAGAGATGCATTAAAACTGCATTGAGAATAAGTGGTAGACTTGAACACCTTCATATCAATCTGGATTGGGTTGTTGAGCTGCCCTCTACGGTGTTTACCTGCAAAACTCTTGTAGTTCTCGAGTTGATCATGCCACCGAAAAAATTTTCTTTCGTTGATTTGCCTTTGCTTAAAATCTTGCATTTGAGATATGTTCCTTCATTTGAATGTGAAGATCTTCAACGTTTTCTTTCTGGGTGTCCTAATCTAGAGGACTTGGAAGTCGGGTCTAGTTTAGCCGAGAAATCGGCATCTAATACTGCAGAAAAATTCCATAAATTGCCCAAGTTGATAAGAGCTAACATTCATACAGATTTAGTTTCATTGGGATTTGTTAAGAATGTTGAAGTTTTGGTCACTGATAGG ATATATAAAGAAGACCTTGGTTTTGATTTTCAGAATTTACTTCAACTTGAGTTGACCCGTTTGGAGCTTAGTACGAAATGGTTTGAGGTATTGGAGTCGCTCAAGCATTGTCCAAAACTTCAAGCTCTTGTCATTGATATTGATGAG GGTAGAGAAGCACTTTTGCCATGCCCCGATCCTGTTCCTACATGCATTTCATTACACCTTAGAACCTGTCGTCTTAACAATTTCAGGGGTTCTGTAGTTGAGCTTCAATTTGCGGAATTTATTATGAAGAATGCACATTATTTACGAACAATGAAATTCTGCTTTCCCAATTATTATGCTTTTGATTCTTTGACAAGAGGTGAATTGACGAGATATATATCCTCATGCATGAAGAAGAGTTCTGATACTTGTATGCTCTCATTTGAGTAG